A single genomic interval of Saccharospirillum mangrovi harbors:
- a CDS encoding PQQ-dependent sugar dehydrogenase, with protein sequence MPSPRPLLLLALLSCASWASAALLLEGRSAGQSFVVEPIASNLGVPWGLAFIDETTLIVTDRSGRAWRLNTDDGTRQTLTGLPEVSAQGQGGLLDVAVSPDFAQNRWLYFTYAKPKSGRAATTLARARLDGNRLNDWQDLLVTESITSTQRHFGSRIAFDNNGHVFFGIGDRGERPNGQNRQTHAGSILRLNLDGTVPADNHFIGDTNTLDEIWSLGHRNPQGLTFDPATGRLWEIEHGPRGGDEINRIEAGANYGWPLVSQGQEYWRPVDVGESSLPGMTAATKVYVPSIAPSSLVVYHGDAFPAWRGNLFAGALVLQHLNRVSLNEAGEPIDEERLLGELNERIRALAISPERGWLYVSTDSGRLLRIKPAE encoded by the coding sequence ATGCCATCGCCCCGCCCGTTACTGTTGCTCGCGTTATTGAGCTGTGCATCCTGGGCATCCGCTGCGCTCTTGCTTGAAGGTCGCAGCGCCGGCCAATCCTTTGTTGTTGAACCAATCGCCAGCAATCTGGGCGTCCCCTGGGGTCTCGCCTTTATCGACGAAACGACGCTGATCGTCACCGACAGAAGCGGCCGGGCCTGGCGTTTGAATACCGACGATGGCACGCGCCAAACGCTGACCGGCCTGCCCGAGGTCTCCGCCCAAGGTCAGGGTGGTTTGCTGGATGTTGCCGTCAGCCCGGATTTCGCCCAAAACCGCTGGCTCTATTTCACCTACGCCAAGCCGAAAAGTGGACGCGCTGCCACAACCCTGGCCCGCGCCCGGCTCGACGGCAACCGACTGAACGACTGGCAGGATTTACTGGTCACCGAATCGATCACATCCACCCAGCGTCACTTTGGCAGCCGCATCGCGTTCGATAACAACGGCCACGTTTTTTTCGGCATCGGTGATCGCGGCGAACGCCCCAACGGCCAAAACCGCCAAACGCACGCTGGCAGCATTCTGCGGCTGAATCTCGATGGCACCGTTCCAGCCGACAATCACTTTATTGGCGACACCAATACGTTGGACGAAATCTGGAGTCTCGGGCACCGCAACCCGCAAGGGCTGACGTTTGATCCGGCCACCGGCCGGTTGTGGGAAATCGAACACGGGCCGCGCGGTGGCGATGAAATCAACCGCATCGAAGCGGGCGCCAACTACGGTTGGCCGCTGGTGTCTCAGGGGCAGGAATATTGGAGACCGGTCGATGTGGGTGAGTCGTCACTGCCGGGCATGACCGCCGCCACCAAGGTCTACGTGCCGTCCATCGCACCGAGCAGCCTGGTGGTGTATCACGGCGATGCCTTCCCGGCCTGGCGCGGCAATTTATTCGCCGGCGCCCTGGTCTTGCAGCACCTGAATCGAGTCAGCCTGAACGAGGCGGGCGAACCCATCGACGAAGAACGTTTACTGGGTGAATTGAACGAACGCATCCGCGCGTTAGCAATCAGCCCTGAGCGCGGCTGGTTGTATGTGAGTACCGACAGCGGCCGGCTGCTGCGCATCAAGCCCGCCGAATAG